A single Desulfobaculum bizertense DSM 18034 DNA region contains:
- a CDS encoding MauE/DoxX family redox-associated membrane protein — MRTCAAWFSRILGVLFILASVDKILHPEFFAQVIVNYQVIPVAFVNPIAIVLPWLELVCGIALMFRAFRRGAALIVVLMLLTFIGLMWFNVARGLDVSCGCFSVRPDAKGDMIHSVWRDTVLLLMAVVVLWRGFVEQAEAKALALLMEDIRTGRTRPQTADSEVFTVGNFGADEPQPERAGVSAARARWGALGNVPEHSDSTEERRPESLLHDVPDENQDTEKPKEEPEPGAEPIAMPLDPEVEPELEPEVETEAEEESVQTGKEESTKLDSEEKK, encoded by the coding sequence ATGAGAACATGTGCTGCATGGTTTTCCCGAATTCTTGGCGTTCTGTTTATCCTTGCCTCGGTCGATAAAATTCTGCATCCGGAATTTTTCGCACAGGTTATCGTGAATTATCAGGTGATTCCTGTCGCCTTTGTTAATCCTATTGCGATAGTGCTTCCGTGGCTGGAACTTGTGTGCGGTATCGCGCTTATGTTCCGGGCATTCCGAAGAGGCGCGGCATTGATTGTTGTGCTGATGCTGCTGACCTTTATTGGCCTGATGTGGTTCAACGTTGCCCGCGGGCTTGATGTGAGCTGCGGATGCTTCTCTGTTCGCCCTGATGCAAAGGGCGATATGATCCACTCGGTGTGGCGCGATACAGTTTTGCTGCTCATGGCGGTGGTTGTCCTGTGGCGTGGCTTTGTTGAACAGGCCGAGGCCAAGGCTTTGGCCCTGCTGATGGAAGACATTCGGACAGGCCGAACCCGCCCGCAAACAGCTGACTCCGAAGTTTTTACTGTTGGAAATTTTGGAGCTGATGAGCCTCAGCCAGAACGCGCTGGAGTCTCTGCTGCCCGCGCACGCTGGGGGGCACTGGGAAATGTCCCTGAACACTCCGATTCCACAGAAGAGCGCAGGCCAGAATCCTTGCTGCATGATGTGCCTGATGAAAATCAGGATACAGAGAAGCCAAAAGAAGAGCCTGAGCCTGGGGCTGAGCCGATTGCAATGCCCCTAGATCCAGAGGTTGAGCCTGAGCTTGAGCCAGAGGTCGAAACCGAAGCTGAAGAAGAGAGCGTACAAACCGGAAAAGAGGAAAGTACGAAGCTCGATTCAGAAGAAAAGAAATAA
- a CDS encoding rhodanese-like domain-containing protein, giving the protein MMRVFSPKLTVCYEILFLCALALGLAYIANMHNPKGLSWEQVPLKTTTVVQQNDGLPEAGTVGVVTTEQALDLFTEKGAVFVDARFPEDFSEGHVPDAVNISPGMFSEDAMELLGPAENQTLPLIVYCSSLSCRMSNELAENLLMLGYSNVYVYEQGFEGWIEADGLVEMSR; this is encoded by the coding sequence ATGATGCGAGTGTTTTCACCGAAACTGACTGTGTGCTACGAAATTCTTTTTCTTTGTGCTCTGGCATTGGGGCTGGCGTACATAGCCAACATGCATAATCCCAAGGGATTGAGCTGGGAACAGGTTCCACTAAAAACAACAACAGTTGTGCAACAAAACGACGGGCTTCCAGAAGCGGGGACCGTTGGCGTTGTGACAACGGAGCAGGCACTGGATCTGTTTACTGAAAAGGGTGCTGTTTTTGTTGATGCCCGTTTCCCGGAAGATTTTAGTGAAGGGCATGTCCCCGACGCGGTAAACATATCGCCTGGGATGTTCTCCGAGGATGCAATGGAGCTTTTGGGTCCGGCAGAAAATCAGACCCTGCCCCTGATTGTGTACTGTAGCTCACTGAGTTGCCGAATGAGTAACGAGCTTGCGGAAAACCTGCTGATGTTGGGCTATTCCAATGTCTATGTGTATGAGCAGGGCTTTGAAGGCTGGATTGAGGCTGACGGACTTGTGGAGATGAGCCGATGA
- a CDS encoding DUF2867 domain-containing protein, producing the protein MKHLQDVPEIRHLIEEADFVTHRSVAGHGGLRTFLSGMCTQSPRWMSVRAPKLHSGEKVSFETLRRSVEKKAGDEIALPGDRLLCFVTVAASDVFWIGEQSHRNLRVFFAVAVEDREDGPELFHVANVVRFKNVLGLLQFFLLRPFHAWISRKLMIAGSRAVCS; encoded by the coding sequence GTGAAACACTTGCAAGATGTTCCAGAGATTCGGCACCTGATAGAGGAGGCTGATTTTGTCACGCACAGGTCTGTTGCGGGGCATGGCGGCCTGCGGACTTTTTTGTCTGGAATGTGCACACAGTCCCCACGCTGGATGAGTGTTCGAGCGCCAAAGCTGCATTCTGGAGAGAAGGTTTCTTTTGAAACACTGCGCCGTTCTGTCGAAAAAAAAGCAGGAGACGAAATTGCCCTTCCGGGTGATCGCCTCCTGTGCTTTGTGACTGTTGCCGCGTCAGATGTCTTCTGGATTGGCGAGCAGTCGCACCGCAATCTGCGAGTTTTTTTCGCTGTCGCGGTGGAAGACCGTGAAGATGGACCAGAGCTTTTTCATGTTGCGAACGTGGTTCGGTTTAAAAATGTGCTTGGACTGCTTCAGTTCTTTTTGCTGCGACCATTCCATGCGTGGATATCGCGAAAGCTGATGATTGCGGGTTCGAGAGCCGTGTGCTCCTAG
- a CDS encoding rhodanese-like domain-containing protein, giving the protein MSEYVKRVDSEQIRKQLTERGNQNMILLDIRQDWEYEEEHLPGALHIPLPELTQRLDELPLHRPIVVYCRSGARSAAAATLLKAQDFEDVSNMTGGMNSWLGISAVGPSSAGLAVFTPDATEAEIITVACRMEEQLSRFYSQLAKENTDAELVGTLTRLASFEQKHKSWLLITYRQLMGHELDLNLLTESIPPTEALEGGLTAEEFIEYNRPALSDSLSIIETGMMFETQALDLYLRCSKRPPRQESKMLFYKLAEEEKRHLKALATLMDKMQHS; this is encoded by the coding sequence ATGTCAGAATATGTTAAACGTGTTGATTCCGAACAGATCCGCAAGCAACTCACCGAACGTGGCAACCAAAACATGATTCTGCTCGATATCCGGCAGGACTGGGAATACGAGGAAGAGCACCTTCCCGGCGCCCTGCACATCCCTCTGCCAGAATTAACCCAGCGTCTGGATGAACTTCCGCTCCATCGCCCCATTGTTGTCTATTGCCGCTCTGGCGCACGAAGTGCAGCTGCCGCAACGCTCCTCAAGGCGCAAGACTTTGAGGACGTGTCCAACATGACAGGCGGCATGAACAGCTGGCTTGGCATCTCTGCCGTCGGCCCTTCAAGCGCCGGGCTTGCCGTCTTTACCCCAGATGCAACCGAAGCTGAAATTATTACCGTTGCCTGCCGCATGGAAGAGCAGCTTTCACGCTTCTATTCTCAGCTTGCCAAAGAAAATACCGACGCAGAACTGGTCGGCACACTCACGCGGCTCGCATCTTTTGAACAAAAACACAAGTCTTGGCTTCTTATTACGTATCGGCAGCTTATGGGGCATGAACTTGATCTCAATCTCCTCACCGAATCCATCCCGCCCACAGAAGCACTCGAAGGTGGACTCACTGCCGAGGAATTTATTGAGTACAACCGTCCCGCGCTTTCAGACAGCCTCTCGATCATTGAAACCGGAATGATGTTTGAAACTCAGGCTCTAGATCTCTATCTTCGCTGCTCAAAGCGCCCACCTCGGCAAGAAAGCAAAATGCTCTTTTACAAGCTCGCCGAAGAAGAAAAACGGCATCTCAAGGCCTTGGCAACGCTCATGGACAAGATGCAGCACAGCTAG
- a CDS encoding TlyA family RNA methyltransferase, whose protein sequence is MAKKKIRADQRLYELGLAESAEKATRLVMAGLVYEERKGQQVRIEKPGQQVSAESFLEVKGMKRFVSRGAYKLLTAIDHFGISCEGKIALDVGASTGGFTDCLLQHGASRVYAVDVGYGQLDGSLRNDPRVVNLERTNMRLAQDDLIPELVDMIVADVSFISLLKVIAPSMRFLKPGGEIAVLIKPQFEVSSDQTVKGVVRDDALRKETVARVIGDLERVCGLEFIGEIPSQIKGPKGNQEHIVYMRRPQEQGE, encoded by the coding sequence ATGGCAAAGAAGAAGATACGAGCGGACCAGCGGCTTTATGAGCTAGGTCTTGCTGAGAGTGCGGAAAAGGCGACGCGTCTTGTAATGGCGGGCCTCGTGTACGAGGAGCGAAAGGGCCAGCAGGTTCGGATAGAGAAGCCGGGCCAGCAGGTGAGTGCGGAGTCCTTTTTGGAAGTGAAGGGGATGAAGCGTTTTGTTTCTCGTGGGGCGTATAAATTGCTCACGGCGATAGACCATTTTGGGATATCGTGTGAGGGCAAGATTGCGCTGGACGTAGGTGCGTCGACGGGTGGTTTTACCGACTGCCTGCTCCAGCATGGAGCGAGCAGGGTGTATGCTGTTGATGTTGGTTATGGCCAGCTTGACGGGAGTCTTCGTAATGATCCCCGGGTGGTGAACCTGGAGCGCACAAATATGCGACTTGCGCAGGACGATTTGATTCCAGAGCTTGTCGACATGATCGTTGCGGATGTATCGTTTATTTCTTTGCTCAAGGTTATTGCGCCGAGCATGCGGTTTTTGAAACCGGGTGGCGAGATTGCCGTACTGATTAAGCCTCAGTTTGAGGTCAGCTCTGACCAGACGGTCAAGGGTGTTGTCCGAGACGATGCTCTGCGAAAAGAGACCGTAGCGCGGGTGATTGGAGACCTTGAGCGGGTGTGCGGGCTTGAGTTTATCGGGGAGATACCGTCCCAGATCAAAGGCCCGAAGGGTAACCAGGAACATATCGTCTATATGCGACGTCCGCAGGAGCAGGGCGAATAA